The Belonocnema kinseyi isolate 2016_QV_RU_SX_M_011 chromosome 1, B_treatae_v1, whole genome shotgun sequence genomic interval aatgaagtttgtttcaactgaaaattaaatatcttcCAAAATGTATTTGGCGACTTATTCACctgttagattaaaaattaatttgtgttgttgaaaatttaactattcaactatattttttttaaattattcttttttggcataaaattaatctttttcattaaaaattcatttcttcgattgaaaattagtttttttggttaaaaaataattttttaagctgaaaacttaacatttattcttggtagaaaaatcatctctttcgttaacaattaaactatgagtttaaaatcctttaaaaattcaaaactcggTTACAAATTCACATACTtactttgaaattaatcttcttggttaaaaattcatcttgtttagttgaagatttaactacgttgttgaaaaattatgtattaagttgaaaattagtgtttgtagaaaattcatctattgtgttgaaaattcaactattgggttaaaaattccttttttgttgttgaaaattgaagttaaaattaatttctttgcttaaattttacctattttgttgaaaatgcattttttcatgaattttttttactgaaaatatatctattccatttttgttagaaaattgacattttttggttaaaaattcccttctcgtcttttttgggttgaacatttaattattatagtaGAAAATGCACATGCgtgggttagaaattcaattatcaatttcaatttcatcattttagttgaaaattttactattttgttaaaaatttttgtttaaaattcattccttCAAGGTTTTCAAATTACCCAATCAAAGCAACAGCAAAGACAcacctattaaaaaaatgataataataatttacaaaaacagatcatttttttatcattctgaaaaaaatgattaaattaactaattttgtttCAGGTCAAACTCCTTAGAAGGTggaagtgaaataaaaaatgaagaggcTGAAAAAGGtgaacaaatttcaagaaaagtttcgaaatctttggaaattcagGTGATCCAAAAAAAATAGATAGCTGGAAAAGcaggaaaatttgattttttgaattccaaTCTTTTTGGAAGTTTTATGTTGAACAGTTAATCTTTgttaaaatgaattaacaaagttTTAAGTCAAGCATTGGTCAGTTTCGGTAGAATGATTTCATGCATTctgtattttgaaaagattttgaattctgataataaagttttttttaaataataattatgaagttttattttgttattgGGTTCgaccaaattttcacttttttttgtttctacaTTGTAAAAGGTCTTATTGAGATAAgtataattaagaattaaatataaaattgaaagcaaaattggattagttatatttttattttcaaaaactagtttgaaataactatttttctacaaaatagttatattttcaccctacgaaataaatttttaactgaaaaaattgatcttcaaccaaaaaaaaattttttaacaaaacataattgaattttcaagcaaaaaatgaattttctaccaataagataaatgtttaagaaaatacattaattttaaagtaagaaattctaaattacccaccaaaaattatataagtatattttcagttatatagatttagaaaaccaattttcagtcacagtaatgaatttttaaataaaatgatgaatgttttaccaacaaataaatttgtaacaaaatacatgaattttaaagcaaaaaaataaatttttaaccaaaaaaattaattttcatttaaaatttctaaaaaaaagatagcttttccacaaaaaattgaatagtagatcaatgttcagttaaagaaaatattgtatttttaactgaaattatgtagggtgagtgacccagtgaatgaacacttaaagaaatcactgattacaactagtccatttcatgttataataattgattattcttataaaacttttgaaaatagattcttaagagttcaaatttcataatccgaaacaaattttgtttttaccaaaaagcttgataaaaaataactaaatagttcaaaatcaacgaaaacaccagtgaatgaacactgtgagctaatgaatgaacagtagagcaccagtgaatgaacactataatcactacaaattagaattaggatttaggtataaaattacatgggtacattacaaaatgagcaattaaataatgtaaaatattagaaagcgttgcgaaattgattaaatatattatttcaataaaaaccacaagacatttagatataaagaaaggagggatcacagtgttgtaaaaatggaaattctgtaacatttataaatatatattgtctagtacgcagtagtatagtacctagcacgaattaatgttttttatagttaaaaaacgttttctaaatgcaaaaaaagcattaaatttctaacctcaaagttgccttacctttaatttagttcgtgcgtacatttttgatgttctaaccaaaaaaatatgtatttaaactataactatttatagtttatatttatagcttctaTATccatagtcacattaattgaaacaaacttatttatatgtaaagaaacaacagccaggtctccgtaacctgctgttcattcactggacctgcggggtgacagttttgctccaataaatgaacacagcgttcgttcactgaaacacgggcaatttaaagttccagtaggtgaacactcatttattaataaaaaaaacgttctttttgtgaaaaacccTGTgagtaattgaataataatatcttacaactataacagtacaactttgatgcagaaaaggtgaagaatttttgtgtaaaaacagtgtaaacaaggagttgcttaggcatgtacgttatagtggtcgatgactttctaaccatcactcaccataatcgatgatgcttcacgttcaagaaatttttaaaattatttgcaagaatttacggcaatgaattgtatattaaactcttcaaaactgcttcaagatttcaaatatatagaaattcataaagacattaactttcaaaggttatatttatatatttttcgcattagtgttcattcactggtgactgttcagccactggatcactcaccctaacttcaataaaaacaaaatgaatttttactaaatattaggtgtgcaactaagttcccgctgtttgTCAATAGAACGCCCCAGCAGTATGTACTGGTCGATTTTAACATATTCACAACACCATGAACTAAGCTTAGACATATGGCAAACCAACCATTTTGACACATACGTGATTTTGTTTTGGCGTCACATACTTTTGGTTGTGTGAATATTtatgattttgtgccaaataatcgttatttgcgagaagtgttgattttcttGTTTCATTCGAAGAAAACGGCAGCTGAATCGCATCGAGAGCTCTAAAAAGTTTACGGAGATGCTGCTCTAAATGAAACAATGTGCCGTGATTGGTTCCGTCGCTTCAAAGACGGTGATTTCGATGTTGACGACCGTCCGGGTAAAGGAAGGCCAAAAACCTTCGAAGACGCTAAATTAGAGGCATTTCTTAATGAGAATCCTTCCCAAATGCAAGAAGAGCTTGATTCAGCATTAGGAATTACCCGCCAAAACATTTTCAATCGATTGCATGCGCTGTGAATGATTCAAAAACAAGGAACATGGGTTCTTTATGGTTTGTGCTTCAGCAGCAAACAAGGAAGGGTTTTCttcatttattctttgcatttggaaagcttgaaaaaaactttatcaaaaagatctcttttatacggcagtatttatatgcgtcttcatattctgaattgtctacttaattaattatagtcaaagattaagtttctcaaagctctgtaggctttgaggtacacattcttatcgtgacactcgcgctgcgcgctcgatttccgacagacatttgtaaacaggttttgttgcattttttttctcgtaactttcgtcgtttttccacacatttttttttattttacttttttcaacgttatttttcacgaataaaacaaaaagtacgcgtcctgtcaagaagtgattcttaacgaaattgtagatcttttttgggataaccatttttgttaattcatctttttttgtatcctacataatttgtccacaaaatggaattttttattttccattattttttgtgcaatcaaaatttgaattttctatttttgaagaaaatccaaaaattgtttatgataatcttgtagagacttcaaaaagaaatgtttttcttctcttgaccttttttcatatcgtacgtttttcggcttcaaattttgattttcggttgattaaaaaaattttgaaactgctattactctgagaattttttttctatcgaaaaaagtcataaggataaattgtttgctcttttcaataatataaatatccgtacatagaattttcaaattcagaaaaaagtattctcaaaaattttcaaaatgcgctcactttttgaatttttatcaaaaatggctggttaacgaactcgtcctttcttttaggacctagaaaaagtatgccaaagatggatttgattcgtttattttttcgagagttatcgtgtttacggactaacggacagacagacgccatcatgaaaacctgattttcggattcagggggtctcgaaacgtggagatccattgaaaaagtgtgatgtcaaatttccgacaattctaatactttctcaatcataaatgatgagaatgtaaaaagctaaattctccacacaaaaaagaattaaattttcaattataaaaatagatttttaaaattaaatcaaatgggagaggaaaatgtggacgaggagatggaaaaaatgatagatgaaataaaaataggattaaagtgcacaaacaataatgaagttagtaaaggggggaatagaagtgagtgggatgaggacttcaaagagaaaaaaaaggaggtcagaaaggaattaagaaagtggagaaaagaaaaaagtaatgggaagaatatagggaaaaaaagaaagggtatactgagttgtgttatcaaaagaaagaggaagagaataaaacgTGTGAGGAAGAGggggagaaggctaggacggaagaagaggtatggaaggtagtaattagagaaagaaaaagaagaaaaagagtaaaccaagatattgaaatgatagaatggaagaaatattttttggatttgctaggaggagcagagagaaaagttgtaaagggaggaaaatatggtagagaaacaGAGGAGGAAGAGGAAGTTTcaatggaagaaatatttaaagttttagaaataatgaaggatggaaaggcacctggtagagatgagattccaaatgaagtatggaaatatggaggggaggaactagaggaatgggcatggataatgtataATAGAGTAtgaagaggagaggggtggccagagttatggaaagaaggagtagttataccaatagtaaagaaaggcaagggagaggaggttaaagattatagggggtgacgttgatgccaacactgtataaggtatatgtaactattttgtcgtagAGATTGAAGATAgcagttgaagaaaaaaagatcgagtcaccgaatcagacagggtttagaaaaggaatgggggtaatggacaacatatatgttctgaactatctggtaaataagagaattaaaagggaaaaaggggcaatgatagcaatgttcgtggacttaaaggcggcgtttgactcattaaatcGAGGAGAAAtggaaaaagttatgataaagaaggggataagagaggaattaataaagagagtatcagaaatttttagagagacaagaagcagggtaaaggtaggagagcaagtaggagatagtttcttgttggtgagaggtgtgagacaagggtgtcctctgagcccacttttatttaatttattaatatcagacttggaagaagaaatgaggagaaaggatTGGGGAGGAGTtaagatagggaaggaaaagatatatacactggcatacgccgacgacatagtgttgatggcaaaggatgaagaagggatagcgggattaattacaggattagagaaatacttagatgggaaaaagctgaatgtaaatgtagacaagacaaagataatgatgtttagaaaaggagggggaaggaagaaagaatggacagggagatggaaaggaataaagttagaagaagtcaaagagtataaatagttgggatatatcttgcagacgaatggagatcatacagctcatgtaagggaaaggataaaaaaaaggcagcaggggtaatgaaacagatatggggagtaggaaaacgaaggttaaaaaaaaattggagaaggagaatgtggttatttgatacgctggtatggccggttttaggttatggagccgagatatggggatggaaagaaaggagaGAGATtgaaagtttacaagaaaggtttataaggtggacactaggggcagactgtaggacgccaggatatatggtgagagaagaagcgcaaagggataagttaagtattagagcgggtaagagggcatggaaatttgagacaaagctgagggagggaaagggaggggagttggcgagaaagtgtttgatggaggtagaagagagaagaggattggcgatcgaattaacgaggtgggaagaagaaaggagagagttctttaatgatagagaaatagaagacgggactggagtaaactatgaagaattggaaaaagggagagggaaagacaattaatagaaagatgggggggggggcgattgaggattgaggaatcaaaattcaaaatacaataaatggtataagatgataaaaaaggaaggggtgctaaagtatttagaaaagggattgggagagagaaggtggaccagaatagcaagatttagactggaaaacgaggtaagggaggggatgtactgggaaaaagaagagaacagaatgtgtagaatatgtgagtGGGAGGAGGAaaatgggagcatgtatgggaaggatgtaggagatgaatggaagataaaggaagctggcaagaaaatgtggttaagattctaggggaagatggattaggagaagaatggttgagggagttggagggtgctagaggagcgaatgagggagaatgaaagaatgcacgtgaaaaaggtaaatggtggtacaaaaaagtgaaagaaaaaggaaacggaagtcgcttagattagaagcgtgaaaattgtaagtaatggtaaagtaaaagttaagtagactaagatgcgtgtgcgttctcatgctctctttcgcttacactctcgctttcgttcgctcgttcactcgcttgctaataagtcctaaagtgcgctatcgcaggaaatagaaatgaggaactagatataagactttatgtaaataattgtaaataattgtatatatagaaaggataagattgtgaaaaaatatagatttaaacggaaagattgtaaggaatggatgtaatgtaaacccttaggggacacattatgaataaaaaagaaataattgaattttcaacccaaaagagtgaatgttctaccaaaatatatgaattttcaacaaaaaacatgagctttcaattctaaaatataaattttgaggaatcttcgaaaaaaataatcattctcaacaaaaagtgtaatattacaatttagttgatatttccaacaaaaaacattttaaggttcaatgaaaaacttatatttcaatccgaaatgatcaatattccacaaaaatggaatggctcaattttcagttaaaaataaatacatttttgaggaaaaaatcatttttaaaatttcgagaaaaaggCTTCTCAAACAAAACGatgaatgaatgaaaaataatattttatattagtttctattagttaatattttaacaagaacaattttaattttaaaccataaaaatattaattcaaacaaaaaattgcaatttttgaaaaaaagttgaagcctcaagcaaaacagattaatgttcgaccaaacagttgtgattttttaccaaaaaatatcatatttccactacaatagttcaattttcaaccaaataatcaaattaacatggtgtctaaaaagtcccgggacaattgtgaccttcattttgaccttgaagttgaccttcgtggctttttgaaggtcaactttgttttttaaaatggaaaccccctttttacatctgcaatcgatagagcggaaaattcgttcagatacgtacccaagtcataggccaattgtaacggtcaaggtcatttatacgttatttgaaattaacaaagttttccaagaagtcAGTGTATTCCTGAAGTAAaattcaacgagaaattcattggtgtgctctgtattgatcttggttacagcgttttgaatattctaaaatcataaagaaatttttcaataaaagttccaggtgttctggtgagagttcggTTCCtctccgaagagttatacagtcctataccgctTTTCGATaactaagtcaatacctaaggcgataccataagtcctataccgtttttccatacgaatattacgaatcgaaactaaatttacgtattacgagtacatacttactatctttcgctaaaagattattatggcgcaagctaaactttcggaacgagagagggtatctgtattaatgatgcgtagttggggagatcgagttcgatcttatgatcaagttcatttactttttaatcgcacttttcgtaatggagaaaggttaaatcctgtctcaaaatcaacaattgaaaaaactgtaaggcgctttatgaatcatggatctatcaaggtccttcagagaactggtcggccaaaatctgcaggatctgaggagatgcagatggacatagcccaagcatttgttgaaaaccctcaccttagtttacgtcaagctagtgatgagcgtgacgttgctcctgagacagtgcgaaatattttaaaaagcatttatttccacccttacaaagttcatctggtacaagaactcaatgaagacgatcctgatcgtcgggttgaattttgtgaaattataatgGACAGAATTGacagagatcctcttttcttgtacaatatagtattttcagatgaatctactttcactttaaaatgtgaagttaacaggcaaaattgtagatattggtccaacacaaatcctgattggatgttggagagtcacacaaaatatccacaaaagattaatgtttgggtcGGTATCTTGAacgatacattgataggccctttcttcatcgatagtaatctcaatgcccgtgcatatgaagagcttctcagaaaccaaattgtaccaagaataagggagattacaggcgataattttcaaaatatttggttctagcaggacggagcagcggctcattacggtagggagattcgagcatatttggatactcagttccctcaaaggtggattggaagaaggggtaaaaatcgagtggcctgctataACTCCTGATccgacgcctctcgactattttctttggggttatttaaagagcaaagtatactcaacgcaaccgcaaagcttagacgaattgcagaatcggattctgcaacaggctactttgattgatagggagatgattcgcaatgctgtaactcatttttacaatcgcatagctttttgtcaagaagctcaaggctttcagttcgaacatcttcactgaagcgtgagaggcaaggggactcacgctaatcaagcgatctaaagggaacagaatttactacgtccacgtcgttgttcctgggtaatgctaaacgtaaactgcttaaaaaaaccttgaaaaaaccttgacgATCATCACCAAGAtaaatacagagctcaccaatgaatttctcgttgaaatttacttcgggaattgcactgacctcttgaaaaactttgttaatttcaaataacctctaactgaccttgaacctATCTTTTTGACctattgacctatgacttgggtacatacctgaacgtagaatttttcgctctatcgattgcagatgtaaaaaggggttttttatttaaaaaaacaaagttgaccttcaaaaagccatgaaggtcaacttcaaggtcaaaatgaaggtcaccattgaattcctcgttgaaatttacttcaggaattaccttcacttttttaaaaaatattttacctgaggaaatatccaaccgtcccgggactttttagacaccctgtagaTAAGGCAACCTGGGAGGCGCTTATAtacaacaaagatatagagggcacaTGGATTAAGTTctgggatatcattgttaggtgtgcgatcgaagtgtgtggtaccgcggttgtaggaagaacgTCTGGccatgcgtggtggaatgatgaaattcaggctgcccatcGCAACATCtcaggtcttagcgatgaggaaacaaatagacgtataaatgattacagacacaaaaaaagaatactcaaacgattaattaaggaaagtaaagataaaattagagcagaagaagagaagaaaatacaaaacgactttgaaggaagcaagaaactgctttgtaaaaaaatgaaggaaaataaaagtACAGGATTTGAcaacatcccgtgcagaaattttagtGGGGCGCCGGTCGGGCCCCCATCGGGAAAAATGTGtccccgatagggtaatctgtctagcgtcAGACCGGAAATGAAACGCCCTGCCCGATAGGGCCCCGATCTGGGCCGAAAAATGGGGGCCTGATCTGGCGCAGATCTGggccctttaaattttttatttttatcaatagaaaaatatatagatttttttaaataacaataaatagttggcttaaaaattgcattttatttcattaatgcATGATTTTTTACGAGTACATATAAACGAGAACTGGATATGCGATAATTTCACTCAGTTCGATGCTAGTGTTGCGCTTAGTCTGAGTTTTCTGCCTCCGTCCCAGTCCTTAACATTACTCAAAACAGTGCTGATGTCAGAAATAACTTCCTCCTCTGAACATTTATATTTCTCTGCAAGTacatcagaaatttttttttaattagttgaaaaaaaagaaaaaatcgttcattgaataaaaatttcacaaattctaTTGATTTACTTACCGATAATACATTTGCACATGTGGTAttctttaaaaactagttttGTTGCGACTCTTTTTACAGCTGTGAACTGGCTGCTTACATTTTTggagaaatatttcttaaaaattttgttaactgtCTTGtgcatgatttttttatcaaaagataacGCCAGTGAACctttctataatttcaaaaaagaaaaatacatctcgctattgaaaaattattttcatgtaaaGTAAAACTAATTGTAGCATAAAAAAGAAAACTTACGAATTCTTTGCAACACTTTTCATCCGTTGCTAATCGATTGTCAAAGTCTGCAAATTCCTGCAATGTATTAAATGGCAATGTCAAACTGTATTCTTCTGCAAATGATTTCTTTGGGACGTAGTTTGTACAGGAGACAGCCTCGAACATATTCATCAGAGAGACTTGATTAGCCTGTAATTCTCTAATTTCAGCCCTCAAACCCCTAATTTCCCTTATCAGCAagtcttctaaataaaaaaataaaaaacaatcatggttagaaaaattgtatttcatgtagtaattttgggaaataaaaaaataactgtatCCTTACATTTTTTATCAGCGTTATCCGAAGATTTATTTTCGGCtactaatttcatttttggtcgattTTTTGCTGGAAAACCTTTGATGCCTCCCTTTTCCTTCATTTTTGACTGGATTTTATTGTCGTTCACTTCGAACGAGTTATGAATCGAATCAAAGTcagttgaactttctacaaaagtaGCAAACAAATTCAGTGATCACATTTAAAGCGAAGTGTAATTTTATACATATGCATTACAAAACAGTCAATTGACAAAAAAGTATTTAGTAGCTTGTCAATAGGTACGTGACTTACCTCCAGTGCTAGATTGCCTCTTTCTCTTATAATCATCAATGCTGCCTGCTATAGATAACTGTTCTTCTTTGTCTCTAGACTTTGCCAGTTCTGGTTTTTTGGTAACCTCGAGCAAGGATGCGCTGTCTTGAAAGGCATCAACAGAATCGttatctgcaaaaaattttatttataaaacgtaaaatggcaatatttatttatgttttaaacacAGGTTAAAAACTTATTAGTCTTAAAGTCTTTACCGGTGTCAaactcttcatttaaaaataatggatCAACACTGTTGCCTGAAAAATACATTATCTTATTAGACCATAATATTATCAACAATTCCATATAGAATATTAATACATtaggaaaaaaatacttttgaatctaCAAATATAGCATACGCTATTGCGATCTGCCAAAAGTAGAtgctattgattaaaaataatatactataGAATTTTCATTGTCACTCTTGATTAAACTTGGAGAACTTTAATAGAAATATAGTAGATTTTGATTGAACGGTGATGCTGTAAATTCCAGAGCATACTGCTTA includes:
- the LOC117172336 gene encoding uncharacterized protein LOC117172336 isoform X2 is translated as MPPPYDTDETNAILHKLVECELDAPDHWPEYTIKLVGDGQTYYEAVNMLKKLNTQEYMYSSGSEIHSKDKAAAVAKEIRARKSLPNLKSILAVPTLKKNFEPCKKILQTSTEGNSVDPLFLNEEFDTDSASLLEVTKKPELAKSRDKEEQLSIAGSIDDYKRKRQSSTGESSTDFDSIHNSFEVNDNKIQSKMKEKGGIKGFPAKNRPKMKLVAENKSSDNADKKYLLIREIRGLRAEIRELQANQVSLMNMFEAVSCTNYVPKKSFAEEYSLTLPFNTLQEFADFDNRLATDEKCCKEFKGSLALSFDKKIMHKTVNKIFKKYFSKNVSSQFTAVKRVATKLVFKEYHMCKCIIEKYKCSEEEVISDISTVLSNVKDWDGGRKLRLSATLASN
- the LOC117172336 gene encoding uncharacterized protein LOC117172336 isoform X1, with amino-acid sequence MPPPYDTDETNAILHKLVECELDAPDHWPEYTIKLVGDGQTYYEAVNMLKKLNTQEYMYSSGSEIHSKDKAAAVAKEIRARKSLPNLKSILAVPTLKKNFEPCKKILQTSTEGNSVDPLFLNEEFDTDNDSVDAFQDSASLLEVTKKPELAKSRDKEEQLSIAGSIDDYKRKRQSSTGESSTDFDSIHNSFEVNDNKIQSKMKEKGGIKGFPAKNRPKMKLVAENKSSDNADKKYLLIREIRGLRAEIRELQANQVSLMNMFEAVSCTNYVPKKSFAEEYSLTLPFNTLQEFADFDNRLATDEKCCKEFKGSLALSFDKKIMHKTVNKIFKKYFSKNVSSQFTAVKRVATKLVFKEYHMCKCIIEKYKCSEEEVISDISTVLSNVKDWDGGRKLRLSATLASN